The proteins below come from a single Danio aesculapii chromosome 25, fDanAes4.1, whole genome shotgun sequence genomic window:
- the LOC130219404 gene encoding fibulin-7-like codes for MSDIRTMKLLLCVLIIFSSQLFTSQAQECEVVNSALQQMMKTLSAHEMSLRSLQKTLKQMQSTRTHSTGSACPPPPPLMNGRMLGRIFRMGHEIHYLCDPGFQRMGPESRVCLQSLSWSDTQPSCQRRISPVLSAGDTEGSAMNDDDEPTAEPPSSSSSSSVYTRTSRCVEFLDSIHCSCDAGFSISSSNTSLCMDIDECELFRHTPPGRVCAHTCVNTAGSFYCRCPDGYKLSRDSRSCHDVDECVQAAHNCSSEQVCVNTYGGHRCEHIHCPEFHNATYIKTSALRCERSPCVEEDSVCLQAPLSVTFHFMSVVSNMRVPVVLFRVSAERLLGDSLRFSLQGNSSVQQVSIQRSGPGTARLVLLRSIRGPDQLTVDIQIDQTERRKLIGRYLTRVTLFISPYDF; via the exons ATGTCTGACATTAGAACGATGAAGCTGCTGCTGTGTGTGTTGATCATTTTCTCCAGCCAACTCTTCACATCTCAGGCACAA gaGTGTGAGGTGGTGAATTCTGCTCTCCAGCAGATGATGAAGACTCTCTCTGCGCACGAGATGAGTCTGAGGAGCCTCCAGAAAACACTGAAGCAGATGCAGAGCACCAGAACACACAgcacag GGTCAGCCTGTCCTCCGCCCCCACCGCTGATGAACGGGCGTATGCTGGGTCGAATCTTCAGGATGGGTCATGAGATCCACTACCTATGTGACCCAGGGTTCCAGCGGATGGGGCCCGAGAGCAGAGTGTGTCTGCAGTCTCTGAGCTGGAGCGACACGCAGCCGTCCTGCCAGA GGCGAATATCTCCTGTCCTCTCAGCTGGAGACACTGAGGGAAGCGCGATGAATGATGATGACGAACCCACCGCTGAACCTccgtcatcttcatcatcatcatcagtctaCACCAGGACGTCTCGCTGTGTGGAGTTTCTGGACTCCATCCACTGCTCCTGTGATGCAGGATTCAGCATCTCCAGCTCCAACACCTCACTCTGCATGG acatAGACGAGTGTGAGCTGTTCCGACACACTCCACCTGGCCGTGTGTGTGCGCACACCTGTGTGAATACAGCTGGAAGCTTCTACTGCCGCTGTCCGGACGGATACAAGCTCAGCCGAGATAGCAGGAGCTGCcacg aTGTGGACGAGTGTGTGCAGGCGGCTCATAACTGCAGCTCTGAGCAGGTGTGTGTGAACACTTACGGTGGACATCGCTGTGAACACATCCACTGTCCTGAGTTTCACAACGCCACATACATCAAGACATCAGCGCT GCGCTGTGAGCGGAGCCCGTGTGTTGAAGAGGACTCTGTGTGTCTGCAGGCTCCGCTCTCCGTCACGTTCCACTTCATGTCGGTGGTCTCCAACATGCGGGTCCCCGTGGTCCTCTTCCGCGTGTCAGCGGAGCGGCTCCTGGGGGACTCTCTGCGCTTCAGCCTGCAGGGGAACAGCAGCGTTCAGCAGGTCAGCATTCAGCGCTCGGGTCCCGGGACCGCTCGGCTGGTGCTGCTGCGCTCCATACGGGGCCCGGATCAGCTGACGGTGGACATCCAGATAGACCAGACGGAGAGACGGAAGCTGATCGGGAGATATCTGACCAGAGTCACGCTCTTCATCTCACCGTACGACTTCtga